GTCTGGATTATCGTGACTCCCCTCGGGTCCCCGGAGGATACAAAAAAATCACCAGTCTTGAAATGTCGGAACATGTGGGTGTTCGCCATTTCCGCGGCTTTTTGAAACAGGTCCATGATATGTTAGATGATGACGGTGTTTTCTATTTGCAATACTCCGGTCTTCGGAAGTACTGGCAGTATGAGGACTTGATCTGGGGCTTGTTCATGAACAAGTACGTTTTCCCTGGAGCAGATGCAAGCACTCCCCTCGGATGGGTCATTGACCAGCTTGAGGGAACGGGCTTTGAAATCAAGGGCGTTGACACCGTCGGTGTTCATTACTCTGCTACGCTTTGGCGGTGGTATCGCAACTGGGTTGCCAACCGTGAACATGTGGAGGCTAAGTACGGTCCGAAGTGGTATCGAGTAAGTGTTTGACTTTATCCTTGTTTTCCTGAATTCTTTTTCTAACCAAGTACTAGACCTGGGAGTGGTTTCTTTCCTGGGCCACTATTGTCTCTCGCCAAGGCGGCGCAACATGTTACCAGATCGTCCTGGTGAAGAACATCAATTCTACCCATCGGGTGGATGGTATCCCTAGTCAGTTTGGTATCTCCGGTGCTATTAGATCGGCGATTGAGAAGCTCGGAAAGATGCCCAGTGCATTTATTCCTCAAGCTACTGTCTGAACTCAGTACAATTGATGTGTGGTTTCTCGCCTTGGGTATTCGCCTGGGGTAGGAATAGAAGGGAGTTGGTATGCGGGTCATGTATGACACATTGATGGGAGTATATCTGTTATGTTTGTGATAATGAAGCCGAGTCTGAATAGAAACACTATATATTTGTCGTGTACTATCTCTCTAGAAATTATGACAAATTTTGTTTCCCGAGATCAAAAATACAATCCCTTTCCTAACGGCTACACTAAGAATGGTTCTTTAGTGTTTCCAGTTGTCGTCGCTGGCAAAGCTCGCGCACCAATGGAATCGTCCCACGTTCAGTCATTCATCATGGTGTATcagatattgatgatatatatgtactgcGCCGAATAAGATCGGCACTCATCGTGGAACTTAATTCTCATCAATGAGAGAGGGGTAAAATCTCAGCAATTACCTTGTAGCTGTATGGACCTGATAAGGATAGGGAAACAGGGGCAACGAAGCCACCGTGgtgagaagatgagggaggaaaggagggGGACAGAGGGGGTGTTTTATACTCCGGCAGCTTCTGATGGAGCCTGAGCGCCTGAAGCTAATTCACTTGAGGTTACTCAACACTCCATGGGAAGTCACGACTTCCAAGCCTAGACGGAGTTGCTGGAGAGGAGGGCCTTCGTGGGAGTaatactagtatatatactagcAACGACCGAGATCCTGAGGAGGGTTTCGTAAATTGGTCGTTGCGTACAACCCCAAGAGGGTGATCATGACGAGATGATGCTGCCCAAAGCCCAACGTGGATGCATATCATTTGGCCAATATTTTGTTATTCTGTGGCTATTTGCATCCTTTTCATATTTCGCTGTTTTTGGCTACTGCCATGCCCGGAACGTAAAGGGGTTAGCTACTAGGTAGCGATAGACGAAATAATTAATCCATAGCTGGCATGCTGATATACTATTGTATTGCGCATCTGAAAGCGATACACTTGAACCTAGAATTTAAAGACCCACTCACATTCTTGCTAAATCTTAACAATGCTATCAAGTTCTACCTCAAGAAAAACAGCCCTTATTTAGTGAGTgcctcaacaacctccttGGCACCTCTATCACCCGACCTTACCGCACCTTCCATATACCCCTTCCAATGCAACGCAGTCTCTGTCCCCACAAAATGCACACTTCCAAACGGCTTTCTCACAGCATCCTTACCCACCCGAGAAATCACACCTGGGGGAGAACCCGGCTCCGGTCCACCAAGGAAAAAGTCCTGCTTAGTCCACTCATACTCGAGCACATTGATGGGCTCCGGGAccttgatcttttctccaGATGGGAGATCAGTGTTCTCAAGCGCGGAGCGGAGCTGCTCCCATGCTGTCTGACGTCTTTCCTCCTGCGAGAGCTGGGACCATTCACGACCACGGCGCCCTACAGTAAAGCAGGCGATGGACCACTGTTCGTCATCTGGGAAGCTGTTGTCCATGGTGAAGGTGAAGGGTCCTGTCTGCGATTGGATGGCGCCGGTGAGGCCGGCGGCTCGCCAGAAGGGTCTGtcaaagacgaagatgatttTGCTGTAGTAACCtagtttgttttcttttacaAGAAGTTGTTTGTATTCAGGGAGGGGTGGATCGAACGTAATCTTCTTGTAGAGGGGAGTTGCGACGGATAGGATGACTTTCTTTGCGTGGAAGGTTGTGTTGTTAGATGTGTGGACTGTGCAGGCTCCTGTGGCTGGGTCCTGTTTGATTTCGGTTACAGGACTTGAGAGGTGAATGGAACCTGGCTTTAGTTCCTTCGCCATATTCTGGGAAATGGTTTGGTTGCCTTTTGGAATGGTGTTAGTATCGTAGAAATCATATATATGGTGGGTGTGTTGAATTTCTTACCCTGTCGCACGCGGAGCTGCTGGCCTCCATTCTTGCCGTCTGAGGTCACGGCCTCAAATCCGGTACCAGCCTTCAGAGAGATCAAGAAAGCCAACAGACTCACATCTTTGGCTTCCACGCCAATGAGAGACTGGATGATGGTATCAAACAGACCCGCAATCAATTCGGATTGGAAAGTCTGGATACAGTATTCCTGCAGACTGACGCTGTCCAGCTCCTTCGCATTGGGACCCGAGCCAGGGTCTTCCAGGTTGACGTCAGAAACGAGGTCATTAAAATGCGCCAACACTTGAGCCAATGCTGccttgtcttcctcgctCACCTAGAAATACGTGTGTATTTATTAGTACTAGACAGCCTTGCCCAGGAACAGAGGGGTACCTACCGGAAGTTCACCATGCTTGAACAAAACACAGCCCTCTGGGCTTTGGAAAATATCATGGCCTGGGATTTCCTGGGTTTCCACTTGCAGTCCATACTTCTGGACAAGTTTATAAATCTCGCTTTGCGTGGTGTCATTGATCCAGGCGGCGCCGACATCGTTGACACCGGGGCCGCTTTTCTTGGACGGCACGGTCAGTGTCTTACCTCCTACACGATCAATAGCTTCTACTACTGCATAAGAGAGTCCGGCTGCTTGCACACCCAACGCTGCCCGTAGCCCGCTGAGTCCGGCGCCGATGACTACCACGTCAACGGTCTTGGAAGAACCGATATTTGACTGAGACGCCATTCTGACAAAGGCTAGACTGTATGATGGGTATAGAATagaatgagaaaaagatcgATGGCACGAAcaatcaacaacatcaacattgaCTTTATATGTTTCTGGCCCTCTTGACGTAGGCTACCCAGATAGGAAACACATGCGCCGAAGGCGATAAGATATCGCGATAAGGATAAACgagcttatcgataagatcGGGCCCCGCGGCTCCCGTCCTATAATAGCTCACCACGAAAGAAAGATCTCCATGCTAGCAGATTGATCAGCAGGCTGCATTCATTCAGCACATTGACGACAAATCAATAGAGAGATCGTCCATTCTGTTTAGCAATGTTAAAAGGTTATTCTGTTGCCTGCAGGACCAGGTTCCTATGGAGTGCACAAAGATAATACCTGATGACAAGCAGTGTACCGTTGAGACGTTTTCAAGCGCTATTTAGCGCTGAGACCTTCTTTGTGCCGTATAATCTGCAAGCCAGGCCTTCTGACCGATTatcatcgccatcggccTGCACAGAAAAGCTCCTGAGCCGTGCGCGGGTGCAGCACTCTATTGATTGGAGGCTGTAGCTCGTAAGCATCTGACGCGAGCTGATCAAGTCAGCCATAGACAAAGATTATACCACCAATCTTATGAATAGTAATCCATGAATGTGAAATAACATCCTCTCTAGGGTGTCGAAACGCGGTGGGCGTTTTGACTTTTGCAAAATGAACGATTTGCCACTCGATCATTGTATATTGGGTTCAGGTAGTATGCTACGTGCATGTTCTTTGTTGAATGCTCGTGATAAAGGCTTGTCAAAATCAACGCAGTTTCTCGT
This window of the Aspergillus oryzae RIB40 DNA, chromosome 8 genome carries:
- a CDS encoding flavin monoamine oxidase family protein (amine oxidase); the protein is MASQSNIGSSKTVDVVVIGAGLSGLRAALGVQAAGLSYAVVEAIDRVGGKTLTVPSKKSGPGVNDVGAAWINDTTQSEIYKLVQKYGLQVETQEIPGHDIFQSPEGCVLFKHGELPVSEEDKAALAQVLAHFNDLVSDVNLEDPGSGPNAKELDSVSLQEYCIQTFQSELIAGLFDTIIQSLIGVEAKDVSLLAFLISLKAGTGFEAVTSDGKNGGQQLRVRQGNQTISQNMAKELKPGSIHLSSPVTEIKQDPATGACTVHTSNNTTFHAKKVILSVATPLYKKITFDPPLPEYKQLLVKENKLGYYSKIIFVFDRPFWRAAGLTGAIQSQTGPFTFTMDNSFPDDEQWSIACFTVGRRGREWSQLSQEERRQTAWEQLRSALENTDLPSGEKIKVPEPINVLEYEWTKQDFFLGGPEPGSPPGVISRVGKDAVRKPFGSVHFVGTETALHWKGYMEGAVRSGDRGAKEVVEALTK